One Elephas maximus indicus isolate mEleMax1 chromosome X, mEleMax1 primary haplotype, whole genome shotgun sequence DNA segment encodes these proteins:
- the HCFC1 gene encoding host cell factor 1 isoform X8, with translation MASAVSPANLPAVLLQPRWKRVVGWSGPVPRPRHGHRAVAIKELIVVFGGGNEGIVDELHVYNTATNQWFIPAVRGDIPPGCAAYGFVCDGTRLLVFGGMVEYGKYSNDLYELQASRWEWKRLKAKTPKNGPPPCPRLGHSFSLVGNKCYLFGGLANDSEDPKNNIPRYLNDLYILELRPGSGVVAWDIPITYGVLPPPRESHTAVVYTEKDNKKSKLVIYGGMSGCRLGDLWTLDIETLTWNKPSLSGVAPLPRSLHSATTIGNKMYVFGGWVPLVMDDVKVATHEKEWKCTNTLACLNLDTMAWETILMDTLEDNIPRARAGHCAVAINTRLYIWSGRDGYRKAWNNQVCCKDLWYLETEKPPPPSRVQLVRANTTSLEVSWGAVATADSYLLQLQKYDIPATAATATSPTPNPVPSVPANPPKSPAPAAAAPAVQPLTQVGITLLPQAAAAPPTTTTIQVLPTVPGSSISVPTAARTQGVPAVLKVTGPQATTGTPLVTMRPASQAGKAPVTVTSLPAGVRMVVPTQSAQGTVIGSNPQMSGMAALAAAAAATQKIPPSSAPTVLSVPAGTTIVKTVAVTPGTTTLPATVKVASSPVMVSNPATRMLKTAAAQVGTSVSSAANTSTRPIITVHKSGTVTVAQQAQVVTTVVGGVTKTITLVKSPISVPGGSALISNLGKVMSVVQTKPVQTSAVTGQASTGPVTQIIQTKGPLPAGTILKLVTSADGKPTTIITTTQASGAGTKPTILGISSVSPSTTKPGTTTIIKTIPMSAIITQAGATGVTSSPGIKSPITIITTKVMTSGTGAPAKIITAVPKIATGHGQQGVTQVVLKGAPGQPGTILRTVPMGGVRLVTPVTVSAVKPAVTTLVVKGTTGVTTLGTVTGTVSTSLAGAGGHSTSASLATPITTLGTIATLSSQVINPTAITVSAAQTTLTAAGGLTTPTITMQPVSQPTQVTLITAPSGVEAQPVHDLPVSILASPTTEQPTATVTIADSGQGDVQPGTVTLVCSNPPCETHETGTTNTATTTVVANLGGHAQHPQVQFVCDRQEAAASLVTSTVGQQNGSVVRVCSNPPCETHETGTTNTATVVSANLSAPLRGAGPTVCSNPPCETHETGTTSTATTATSIMAGQPGCSNPPCETHETGTTSTATTAMASIGSRQPAAASQQRDGRPTYAASTLATGQVSVGAGPAQGSQSSVKPLCQTRQTSSTHTTMTLMATGMPCSAPLLAPSLVLEAGCSSTSFAQLAPPSGRVGPGGTSSKDGLIADLGQLVPVGRQLETHHTHTTNTPTTVRSTMGTGEAGEARGILKPVCESHQTSSTGTTVTVTALEALLGPSTPVTQVCSNPPCETHETGTTNTATTSNAGGVQRACANPPCETHETGTTHTATTATSSGGSGQPEGGQQQAPASCPCETHQTTSTGTTMTVSVGALLPDDGATHRTLEAVLDPVAAPTPVVPQVSPVLLAPFPTQRVCSNPPCETHETGTTHTATTVTSNMSSNQDPPPAVSDQGEVESTQGDSGNIASSSAVTTTVSSTLTRAVTTVTQSTPVPGPSVPPPEDLQVSPGPRQQLPPRQLLQPASTPLLGEPADTLAATQAPDLQAAVDLSSTGDPSSGQEPASSAVVATVVVQPPPPTQSEVDQLALPQELMAEAQAGTTTLMVTGLTPEELAVTAAAEAAAQAAATEEAQALAIQAVLQAAQQAVMGTGEPMDTSDAAATVTQAELGHLSAEGQEGQPTTIPIVLTQQELAALVQQQQLQEAQAQHHLPTEALAPADSLNDPTIESNCLNELTAAVPSTVALLPSTATESLAPSNTFVAPQPVVVASPAKLQAAATLTEVANGIETIGVKPDLPPPPSKTPVKKENQWFDVGVIKGTNVMVTHYFLPPDDAVTSDDDSSTVPDYNQLKKQELQPGTAYKFRVAGVNACGRGPFSEISAFKTCLPGFPGAPCAIKISKSPDGAHLTWEPPSVTSGKIIEYSVYLAIQSTQASGEPKSAAPAQLAFMRVYCGPSPSCLVQSSSLSNAHIDYTTKPAIIFRIAARNEKGYGPATQVRWLQETSKDSSGTKPASKRPMSSPEMKSAPKKSKADGQ, from the exons ATGGCTTCGGCCGTGTCGCCCGCCAACTTGCCAGCGGTGCTCTTGCAGCCCCGCTGGAAGCGAGTGGTGGGCTGGTCGGGTCCAGTGCCCCGGCCCCGCCACGGCCATCGCGCTGTGGCCATCAAGGAGCTCATCGTGGTGTTTGGCGGTGGCAACGAGGGGATAGTGGACGAACTGCACGTGTACAACACGG CGACCAACCAGTGGTTCATCCCGGCAGTGAGAGGGGACATTCCCCCTGGGTGTGCAGCCTATGGCTTTGTGTGTGACGGGACGCGCTTACTGGTGTTTGGTGGAATGGTGGAGTATGGAAAATACAGCAACGATCTCTATGAGCTCCAG GCCAGTCGGTGGGAGTGGAAGAGGCTCAAAGCAAAGACACCCAAAAATGGGCCCCCTCCATGTCCTCGGCTTGGCCACAGCTTCTCTCTCGTGGGCAACAAATGCTACCTGTTTGGGGGTCTGGCCAATGACAGTGAGGACCCTAAGAACAACATTCCAAG GTACTTGAACGACTTATACATCCTGGAATTGCGACCAGGCTCTGGAGTGGTAGCCTGGGACATCCCTATCACTTATGGGGTCCTGCCCCCACCCCGAGAGTCACATACTGCTGTGGTCTACACTGAGAAAGACAACAAGAAATCCAAGCTGGTGATCTACGGAGGGATGAGTGGCTGCAGGCTGGGGGACCTTTGGACCCTCGATATTG AGACGCTGACGTGGAACAAGCCTAGCCTCAGTGGGGTGGCGCCGCTGCCCCGGAGCCTTCACTCGGCTACGACCATAGGAAACAA AATGTACGTGTTTGGTGGCTGGGTGCCTCTCGTCATGGATGATGTCAAAGTGGCCACACACGAGAAGGAGTGGAAGTGCACCAACACGCTGGCTTGTCTCAACCTGG ACACCATGGCCTGGGAGACCATCCTGATGGACACGCTGGAGGACAATATTCCCCGGGCTCGAGCTGGGCACTGTGCTGTAGCGATCAACACTCGTCTGTACATCTGGAGTGGGCGGGACGGCTACCGGAAAGCCTGGAACAACCAGGTGTGCTGCAAAGACCTCTGGTACTTGGAAACAG AAAAGCCACCGCCCCCGTCCCGGGTACAGCTGGTGCGTGCCAACACCACCTCCCTGGAGGTGAGCTGGGGGGCAGTGGCCACAGCCGACAGTTACCTTCTGCAGCTCCAGAAATATGACATTCCTGCCACCGCTGCAACTGCCACCTCTCCCACCCCAAATCCGGTCCCATCTGTGCCTGCCAACCCTCCTAAGAGTCCTGCCCCCGCGGCAGCAGCCCCTGCCGTGCAGCCACTGACCCAGGTGGGCATCACGCTCCTGCCCCAGGCTGCCGCCGCAcccccaaccaccaccaccatccaggTCTTGCCAACAGTGCCTGGCAGCTCCATCTCCGTGCCCACTGCAGCTAGGACTCAAG GTGTCCCTGCTGTTCTCAAAGTAACCGGGCCTCAGGCCACCACAGGAACCCCACTGGTCACTATGCGACCTGCCAGCCAGGCTGGGAAAGCTCCCGTCACTGTGACCTCCCTGCCCGCGGGCGTGCGAATGGTTGTGCCCACACAGAGCGCCCAGGGGACG GTGATTGGCAGCAACCCGCAGATGAGTGGAATGGCTGCATTGGCGGCGGCAGCAGCCGCCACCCAGAAGATCCCTCCATCCTCGGCGCCCACGGTGCTGAGTGTTCCGGCAGGTACCACCATTGTCAAAACTGTGGCCGTGACCCCTGGCACCACCACCCTCCCGGCCACAGTGAAAGTGGCCTCCTCGCCCGTCATG GTGAGCAACCCTGCCACCCGCATGCTGAAGACTGCTGCCGCACAGGTGGGGACGTCTGTGTCCTCAGCCGCTAACACATCCACCCGCCCCATCATCACTGTGCACAAGTCCGGGACTGTGACAGTGGCCCAGCAAGCCCAAGTGGTGACCACAGTGGTGGGTGGCGTCACCAAGACCATCACCCTGGTGAAAAGCCCCATCTCAGTCCCAGGAGGCAGTGCTCTG ATTTCCAACCTTGGCAAAGTGATGTCAGTGGTCCAGACCAAACCCGTTCAGACCTCCGCAGTCACAGGCCAGGCCTCTACGGGCCCGGTGACACAGATCATCCAG ACCAAAGGCCCCCTGCCAGCCGGGACCATCCTGAAGCTGGTGACCTCAGCCGATGGCAAGCCCACCACCATCATTACGACCACGCAGGCCAGTGGGGCGGGAACCAAGCCGACCATCCTGGGCATCAGCAGTGTCTCTCCCAGTACCACCAAGCCTGGCACCACTACTATCATTAAGACCATCCCCATGTCGGCCATCATCACCCAGGCGGGTGCGACAG GTGTGACCAGCAGTCCCGGCATCAAGTcccccatcaccatcatcaccaccaaagTTATGACTTCGGGGACTGGTGCCCCTGCCAAGATCATCACTGCTGTCCCCAAGATTGCCACTGGCCACGGGCAGCAAGGAGTGACCCAG GTGGTGCTGAAGGGGGCCCCCGGACAACCAGGCACCATCCTCCGCACTGTGCCCATGGGTGGCGTTCGCTTGGTCACCCCAGTGACCGTCTCCGCCGTCAAGCCAGCTGTCACCACGTTGGTTGTGAAGGGCACCACAG GTGTCACCACCCTTGGCACAGTGACCGGCACTGTCTCTACCAGCCTTGCCGGTGCTGGTGGCCATAGCACTAGCGCCTCGCTGGCCACGCCTATCACCACTTTGGGGACCATCGCCACCCTCTCCAGCCAGGTGATCAACCCCACAGCCATCACTGTCTCAGCTGCTCAGACCACGCTGACGGCCGCCGGTGGGCTCACCACCCCCACCATCACCATGCAG CCTGTCTCACAGCCTACGCAGGTGACTCTGATCACGGCGCCCAGCGGGGTTgaggcccagccagtgcatgaTCTGCCTGTGTCCATTCTGGCCTCACCGACAACAGAGCAGCCCACGGCCACCGTTACAATTGCCGACTCAGGCCAGGGTGACGTGCAGCCTGGCACTGTGACACTGGTGTGCTCCAACCCACCCTGCGAGACCCATGAGACGGGCACCACCAACACGGCCACCACCACGGTGGTGGCCAATCTCGGGGGGCACGCCCAGCACCCCCAGGTCCAGTTCGTCTGCGACAGGCAGGAGGCAGCTGCCTCACTTGTGACCTCCACAGTCGGGCAGCAGAATGGCAGTGTGGTCCGCGTCTGCTCCAACCCACCCTGTGAGACCCATGAGACAGGTACCACTAACACAGCCACTGTGGTCAGTGCCAATCTCTCAGCCCCCCTGCGAGGTGCAGGGCCCACTGTCTGCTCAAACCCACCTTGTGAGACCCACGAGACGGGCACTACCAGCACGGCCACCACCGCCACCTCCATCATGGCTGGGCAACCTGGGTGCTCTAACCCCCCATGCGAGACCCACGAGACGGGCACCACCAGCACTGCCACCACCGCCATGGCCAGTATCGGCTCTAGACAGCCGGCAGCTGCCAGCCAGCAGCGAGACGGCCGCCCCACCTATGCTGCCAGCACCCTTGCCACGGGTCAGGTCAGTGTGGGCGCTGGGCCGGCTCAGGGATCCCAGAGCTCGGTCAAACCCCTGTGCCAAACCCGCCAGACCAGCTCAACCCACACCACCATGACTTTGATGGCCACGGGGATGCCATGCTCGGCCCCACTCCTGGCACCCAGCCTGGTGCTGGAGGCAGGCTGTAGCAGCACTAGCTTTGCCCAGCTGGCCCCTCCCAGTGGCAGAGTCGGGCCCGGTGGCACCAGCAGCAAGGACGGCCTCATAGCAGACCTGGGCCAGCTGGTGCCTGTGGGGCGACAGCTGGAGACACATCACACCCACACCACCAACACCCCCACCACAGTCCGCTCCACCATGGGCACCGGGGAGGCTGGTGAGGCCCGGGGCATCCTCAAGCCTGTGTGTGAGAGCCATCAGACCAGCTCAACCGGCACCACCGTGACTGTGACAGCCCTGGAGGCACTGCTGGGCCCTTCGACCCCTGTGACCCAGGTCTGCTCCAACCCACCCTGCGAGACCCACGAGACTGGGACTACCAACACGGCCACCACCTCAAATGCAGGTGGTGTCCAGCGGGCATGCGCCAATCCTCCCTGTGAGACCCACGAGACAGGTAccacacacacagccaccactGCCACCTCCAGTGGTGGCTCGGGGCAGCCTGAGGGCGGGCAGCAGCAGGCCCCCGCCAGCTGCCCCTGTGAGACACACCAGACCACCTCCACCGGCACCACCATGACCGTCAGTGTTGGCGCCTTGCTCCCTGATGATGGCGCCACCCACCGGACCCTGGAGGCCGTCTTGGATCCGGTGGCGGCTCCGACCCCAGTGGTCCCCCAGGTCAGCCCCGTACTACTGGCTCCTTTCCCAACTCAGCGGGTCTGCTCCAACCCGCCCTGCGAGACCCACGAGACAGGCACCACGCACACGGCCACTACTGTCACTTCCAACATGAGCTCAAACCAGG ACCCCCCACCAGCTGTCAGCGATCAGGGTGAGGTAGAGAGCACCCAGGGCGACAGTGGGAACATCGCCAGCTCCAGTGCTGTCACGACAACTGTGTCCTCCACGCTGACACGAGCGGTGACCACCGTGACACAGTCCACGCCCGTTCCAGGCCCCTCTGTGCCG CCCCCAGAGGACCTCCAGGTCTCACCCGGGCCTCGCCAGCAGCTCCCCCCACGGCAGCTCCTGCAACCAGCCTCCACACCCCTGCTGGGGGAGCCCGCTGACACCCTGGCGGCCACCCAGGCCCCTGACCTCCAGGCAGCCGTGGACTTGAGCAGTACAGGGGACCCATCTTCGGGCCAGGAGCCTGCCAGCTCCGCGGTGGTGGCCACCGTGGTGGTCCAGCCACCCCCGCCCACACAGTCTGAGGTAGACCAGTTGGCGCTCCCCCAAGAGCTGATGGCCGAGGCCCAGGCGGGCACCACCACCCTCATGGTGACAGGGCTCACCCCTGAGGAGCTAGCAGTGACCGCTGCAGCTGAAGCAGCTGCCCAGGCTGCGGCCACAGAGGAAGCCCAGGCCCTGGCCATCCAGGCAGTGCTCCAGGCTGCCCAGCAAGCCGTCATGG GCACCGGGGAGCCAATGGACACGTCCGACGCGGCGGCCACCGTGAcccaggcagagctggggcaCTTGTCAGCCGAGGGCCAGGAGGGCCAGCCCACCACCATCCCCATTGTGCTGACTCAGCAGGAGCTGGCTGCCCtggtgcagcagcagcagctgcaggAGGCCCAGGCACAGCACCACCTGCCCACTGAGGCTCTGGCCCCTGCTGACAGCCTCAATGACCCCACCATCGAGAGCAACTGCCTCAATGAGCTGACTGCCGCCGTCCCCAGCACCGTGGCCCTGCTTCCCTCAACAGCCACTGAGA GTTTGGCCCCATCTAACACGTTTGTGGCGCCCCAGCCAGTTGTGGTAGCCAGCCCAGCAAAGCTGCAGGCAGCGGCCACCCTGACTGAAGTAGCCAACGGCATAGAGACGATTGGGGTG AAGCCTGACCTACCACCCCCACCCAGCAAAACACCTGTGAAGAAGGAGAACCAGTGGTTTGACGTGGGTGTTATTAAGGGCACCAATGTAATGGTGACACACTATTTCCTGCCACCAGACGATGCTGTCACCTCTGAC GACGACTCGAGCACTGTCCCGGACTATAACCAGTTGAAGAAGCAGGAGCTGCAGCCAGGCACGGCCTACAAGTTCCGGGTGGCCGGGGTCAATGCCTGCGGCCGGGGGCCCTTCAGTGAGATCTCGGCCTTCAAGACCTGTCTGCCCGGCTTTCCGGGGGCCCCTTGTGCCATTAAGATCAGCAAA AGTCCAGATGGTGCTCACCTCACTTGGGAGCCACCCTCTGTGACCTCCGGCAAGATCATTGAGTACTCGGTGTACCTGGCCATCCAGAGCACGCAAGCCAGTGGCGAGCCCAAGAGCGCGGCCCCGGCCCAACTGGCCTTCATGCGGGTCTACTGTGGGCCCAGCCCCTCCTGCCTGGTGCAGTCCTCTAGCCTCTCCAACGCCCACATTGACTACACCACCAAGCCCGCCATTATCTTCCGCATTG